A single region of the Bacillus cereus genome encodes:
- a CDS encoding ATP-dependent nuclease, producing the protein MYIERIQIENFRNFKEVDVSLGNQMVIVGENKIGKTNFLYAMRLILDPSLPDSARQLQESDFWDGLPRPINNARIKISIDLTDFENDIDLKSVLGDYLVAVDPLVARLSYEFYPVSRDGSPKTLNDYEFLIYGGDDRENKIGYDVRKRIPFEILHALRDAESDLSIWNKSPLKPLIENAISKINRSDLEEVAGEISEATNSLKDLGEIKHLAKNINNQLIKIVGNTHNIETSLGFSPSDPNKLYRAIRMFIDGGNRGIGEASLGSANLLYLVLKSLQLEHLVSENNRNHTFLAIEEPEAHLHPHIQRLVYRYLLQTRQSDDTNKTLNNNVTNILTTHSPHIISVAPLKSIVLLKQSEEHMATEVVSTVNIDLLDKDIDDLERYLNVTRGELLFSKGVILVEGDAEEFLIPALAKLNGFDLDELGITVCSVSGTNFMPYVKLLGEKCLSIPFAILTDLDPKEDGGNLGDSRVSKLLSEIMDPKEYIEYSFDNLLQSAPEFGVFMNNYTLEIDLFNSGRHISMCNTIIELTENGAAKKRAEEWKKKKCFNDDEKRFLKDIEEIGKGRFAQRFASNLQNNRAIPSYILEALKYVEKRV; encoded by the coding sequence TTGTATATTGAGCGTATTCAAATAGAGAATTTTAGAAATTTTAAGGAAGTAGATGTTTCTCTTGGAAATCAAATGGTGATAGTAGGCGAAAATAAAATAGGTAAAACTAATTTTTTATATGCTATGAGATTAATCTTAGATCCTTCATTACCAGATTCTGCACGTCAGCTCCAAGAATCTGATTTTTGGGACGGTCTGCCTAGACCAATTAATAATGCACGTATAAAAATTTCAATTGATTTAACAGATTTTGAAAATGATATAGATTTAAAATCTGTATTAGGTGATTATCTAGTTGCAGTTGATCCTTTAGTTGCACGCCTATCATATGAATTTTATCCAGTATCGAGGGATGGATCACCTAAAACACTTAATGATTATGAATTTTTAATATATGGGGGAGATGACCGAGAAAATAAAATTGGATATGATGTTAGAAAAAGAATCCCATTTGAAATATTACACGCGTTAAGAGATGCGGAATCTGATTTGTCTATTTGGAATAAATCCCCACTTAAGCCTTTGATAGAAAATGCTATTTCCAAAATTAATCGTTCTGATTTAGAGGAAGTTGCAGGGGAAATTTCAGAAGCGACAAATTCTTTAAAAGATCTAGGGGAAATTAAACACCTAGCCAAAAATATAAATAATCAATTAATTAAAATAGTAGGAAATACTCATAATATAGAAACGAGTTTGGGCTTTTCTCCAAGTGATCCTAATAAACTATATAGAGCCATTAGAATGTTTATAGATGGAGGGAATAGAGGGATTGGTGAAGCAAGCCTTGGATCAGCCAACTTATTGTATTTAGTCTTGAAATCTTTACAATTGGAACACCTAGTTTCTGAAAACAATAGAAATCATACTTTCTTAGCTATTGAAGAACCTGAAGCTCATTTACATCCGCATATTCAAAGATTAGTTTATCGTTATTTACTTCAAACTAGACAATCGGATGATACTAATAAAACATTAAATAATAATGTGACAAATATCTTGACAACACATTCTCCTCACATCATAAGTGTGGCCCCTTTAAAGTCAATTGTTTTGTTAAAACAGTCAGAGGAACATATGGCGACGGAAGTAGTATCAACAGTAAATATAGACTTACTGGATAAAGATATTGATGATTTAGAGCGTTATCTCAATGTTACTAGAGGAGAATTACTATTCTCAAAAGGGGTAATATTGGTTGAAGGTGATGCAGAGGAGTTTTTAATTCCTGCTCTTGCTAAATTAAATGGGTTCGATTTAGATGAACTAGGCATTACGGTTTGTTCTGTTTCGGGTACAAATTTTATGCCGTATGTAAAACTATTGGGAGAAAAATGCTTAAGTATCCCTTTTGCAATTTTAACAGATTTGGATCCTAAAGAAGATGGGGGAAATTTAGGGGATAGCAGAGTAAGTAAATTACTCTCTGAAATAATGGATCCTAAAGAGTATATTGAATATTCTTTTGATAATCTTTTACAATCAGCACCTGAATTTGGTGTTTTTATGAACAATTATACCCTAGAAATAGATTTGTTTAATAGTGGCCGTCATATTTCTATGTGTAACACAATAATAGAATTAACAGAAAATGGAGCGGCAAAAAAACGTGCTGAAGAATGGAAGAAGAAAAAATGTTTCAATGATGATGAAAAGCGATTCTTAAAAGATATTGAAGAAATAGGAAAAGGGAGATTTGCTCAAAGGTTCGCTTCAAATCTTCAAAATAATAGGGCAATACCATCATATATTTTGGAGGCTTTGAAATATGTTGAAAAAAGAGTCTAA